The following proteins are co-located in the Flavobacterium sp. CECT 9288 genome:
- the rpsK gene encoding 30S ribosomal protein S11, whose translation MAKATAKKRKVIVESTGEAHISATFNNIIISLTNKKGEVISWSSAGKMGFRGSKKNTPYAAQMAAEDCSKVALEAGLKKVKVYVKGPGNGRESAIRSLHNGGIEVTEIIDVTPMPHNGCRPPKRRRV comes from the coding sequence ATGGCTAAAGCAACAGCAAAAAAACGTAAAGTTATCGTTGAATCAACGGGTGAAGCTCATATTTCTGCTACCTTCAATAACATTATCATTTCTTTGACTAATAAAAAAGGTGAAGTTATTTCATGGTCTTCAGCTGGTAAAATGGGTTTCAGAGGTTCTAAAAAGAATACTCCGTACGCAGCTCAAATGGCGGCAGAAGATTGTAGTAAAGTAGCTCTTGAAGCTGGACTTAAAAAAGTTAAAGTTTATGTAAAAGGACCAGGAAACGGACGTGAGTCTGCAATTCGTTCTTTACACAATGGTGGTATTGAAGTTACTGAAATTATTGACGTTACTCCAATGCCTCACAATGGATGTCGTCCTCCTAAAAGACGTAGAGTATAA
- the rplQ gene encoding 50S ribosomal protein L17, whose protein sequence is MRHGKKFNHLSRQTAHRKSMLANMACSLIEHKRINTTVAKAKALKQFVEPLITKSKADTTHNRRIVFAYLRSKYAVTDLFRDVAAKVGDRPGGYTRIIKVGNRLGDNADMAMIELVDFNELYNGGKKEVKKAKSRRGGKAKKADEATEAPVAETDSTTETAE, encoded by the coding sequence ATGAGACACGGAAAAAAATTCAATCACTTAAGCAGACAGACAGCTCATAGAAAATCTATGTTAGCTAATATGGCTTGTTCTCTTATTGAGCACAAACGTATTAATACTACTGTTGCTAAAGCAAAAGCGCTTAAACAATTTGTTGAGCCATTAATAACAAAATCTAAAGCGGATACGACTCACAATCGTCGTATTGTTTTTGCTTACTTACGTAGTAAATATGCTGTAACTGATTTATTCAGAGACGTAGCTGCTAAGGTAGGAGACCGTCCAGGTGGATACACACGTATCATTAAAGTTGGAAATCGTTTGGGAGATAATGCTGATATGGCAATGATCGAACTTGTTGATTTTAATGAACTTTACAATGGTGGTAAAAAAGAAGTGAAAAAAGCTAAAAGCCGTCGTGGTGGAAAAGCTAAAAAAGCTGATGAGGCTACTGAAGCTCCTGTTGCTGAAACGGATTCTACTACTGAGACTGCTGAGTAA
- the rplF gene encoding 50S ribosomal protein L6 — MSRIGKNPIIVPAGVTVEVANGIITVKGKNGQLTQEFSDVTVTVEDGQVQVDRSSDHKDQRAKHGLYRSLINNMIVGVTDGFTKSLELVGVGYRASNQGQKLDLALGFSHNIILEIAPEVTLETISEKGKNPIVKLTSFDKQLLGQVAAKIRGFRKPEPYKGKGVKFVGEVLRRKAGKSA; from the coding sequence ATGTCAAGAATAGGTAAAAATCCTATAATAGTTCCTGCAGGTGTTACTGTTGAAGTAGCAAATGGAATTATTACAGTAAAGGGAAAAAACGGTCAACTAACTCAGGAGTTTTCGGACGTTACTGTAACAGTTGAAGATGGTCAAGTTCAAGTTGACAGGTCATCTGATCATAAGGATCAAAGAGCAAAACATGGTTTGTATCGTTCACTTATCAACAACATGATAGTTGGTGTTACAGATGGTTTTACTAAATCATTAGAATTGGTTGGAGTTGGTTATAGAGCTTCAAATCAAGGACAAAAATTAGATTTAGCTCTTGGTTTTTCACACAATATTATTTTAGAGATTGCTCCTGAAGTTACTTTAGAAACTATATCTGAGAAAGGTAAAAACCCAATTGTAAAGTTAACATCATTTGATAAACAACTTTTAGGACAAGTAGCTGCGAAAATTAGAGGTTTCCGTAAGCCAGAGCCATACAAAGGAAAAGGAGTTAAATTCGTGGGTGAAGTATTAAGAAGAAAAGCAGGTAAATCAGCTTAA
- the rplO gene encoding 50S ribosomal protein L15 has protein sequence MNLSNLQPAEGSTHNQNKRLGRGEGSGKGGTSARGHKGAKSRSGYSKKIGFEGGQMPLQRRVPKFGFTNINRKDYEGVNLDTLQLLVENGIVQDTVDMSVYVANRLATKNEIVKILGRGELKAKLKVTAHKFTATAKAAIEAAGGEAIVM, from the coding sequence ATGAATTTAAGTAACTTACAACCTGCTGAAGGTTCTACGCACAATCAAAACAAAAGATTAGGTAGAGGAGAAGGTTCTGGAAAAGGTGGTACCTCTGCAAGAGGACATAAAGGAGCAAAATCTCGTTCTGGTTATTCTAAAAAGATTGGTTTTGAAGGAGGGCAAATGCCACTTCAAAGACGTGTACCTAAGTTTGGTTTTACAAACATTAATCGTAAAGATTACGAAGGTGTTAATCTTGATACTCTTCAACTTTTAGTTGAAAATGGAATTGTTCAAGATACCGTTGATATGTCAGTTTATGTTGCTAACCGTTTGGCTACCAAAAATGAGATCGTTAAGATTTTAGGTAGAGGTGAATTGAAAGCAAAATTAAAAGTAACCGCTCACAAATTTACTGCTACTGCAAAAGCTGCTATTGAAGCTGCTGGTGGAGAAGCTATAGTAATGTAA
- a CDS encoding DNA-directed RNA polymerase subunit alpha: protein MAIFNFQKPDKVIMIDSTDFEGKFEFRPLEPGYGLTVGNALRRVLLSALEGYAITSVRIEGVDHEFSTISGVVEDVTEIILNLKQVRFKRQIEDIDNESVTISVSGKDQLTAGDFQKFISGFQVLNPDLVICNLDSKIKLNFDLTIEKGRGYVPAEENKKQNAAIGTIFTDSIFTPVKNVKYAIENFRVEQKTDYEKLVFEIKTDGSINPKDALTEAAKVLIHHFMLFSDERITLEADEIAQTESYDEESLHMRQLLKTKLVDMDLSVRALNCLKAAEVDTLGDLVSFNKNDLMKFRNFGKKSLTELDELVAVKNLNFGMDLAKYKLDKE from the coding sequence ATGGCAATATTTAATTTTCAGAAGCCCGATAAAGTTATCATGATCGATTCAACCGATTTTGAAGGTAAATTTGAATTTAGACCTTTAGAACCAGGATATGGATTGACCGTTGGTAATGCACTTAGAAGAGTTTTGCTTTCTGCATTAGAAGGTTATGCAATTACATCTGTTCGTATTGAAGGTGTAGATCATGAGTTTTCTACTATTTCAGGAGTTGTTGAAGACGTTACCGAAATTATACTTAATCTTAAGCAAGTACGTTTCAAACGTCAAATAGAAGATATAGATAATGAATCAGTTACTATTTCTGTTTCAGGTAAAGATCAGTTAACTGCTGGTGATTTTCAAAAATTTATTTCAGGTTTTCAAGTTCTAAATCCAGATCTTGTAATTTGTAATTTAGATAGCAAAATCAAACTAAATTTCGATTTAACTATCGAAAAAGGTAGAGGTTATGTTCCTGCTGAAGAAAACAAGAAGCAGAATGCTGCAATAGGAACTATTTTTACAGACTCTATTTTTACGCCTGTTAAAAATGTAAAGTATGCTATTGAAAACTTCCGTGTAGAGCAAAAAACAGATTATGAAAAATTAGTTTTTGAAATTAAAACTGATGGTTCTATAAATCCTAAAGATGCGCTTACTGAAGCAGCTAAAGTTTTGATTCATCACTTTATGTTGTTTTCTGATGAAAGAATTACACTCGAGGCTGACGAAATTGCACAAACAGAATCTTATGATGAAGAGTCATTACACATGAGACAGTTGCTTAAAACTAAGCTTGTTGATATGGATCTTTCTGTTAGAGCATTAAATTGCTTGAAAGCGGCTGAAGTTGATACACTTGGTGATTTAGTATCTTTCAATAAAAATGATTTAATGAAATTCCGAAATTTTGGTAAAAAATCTTTAACTGAACTTGATGAACTTGTTGCAGTTAAAAATTTAAACTTCGGTATGGATTTAGCAAAATACAAATTAGATAAAGAATAA
- the rpsM gene encoding 30S ribosomal protein S13: MARIAGVDIPKNKRGVIALTYIFGLGRSRAVEILEKAQVSQDKKVQDWNDEEIGAIRDAVSTFKIEGELRSEVSLNIKRLMDIGCYRGIRHRTGLPLRGQRTKNNSRTRKGKRKTVANKKKATK, encoded by the coding sequence ATGGCAAGAATAGCAGGGGTAGATATCCCAAAAAATAAGAGAGGTGTTATTGCACTAACCTATATCTTCGGATTAGGTAGAAGTAGAGCTGTTGAGATTTTAGAAAAAGCTCAAGTTAGCCAAGACAAAAAAGTTCAAGATTGGAATGATGAAGAGATCGGAGCAATTCGTGACGCGGTATCTACTTTCAAAATTGAAGGTGAATTGCGTTCAGAAGTTTCTTTAAACATCAAACGTTTAATGGATATTGGATGTTACAGAGGTATTCGTCATAGAACTGGTCTTCCTTTAAGAGGACAAAGAACTAAGAACAACTCTAGAACAAGAAAAGGTAAAAGAAAAACTGTTGCTAACAAGAAAAAAGCAACTAAATAA
- the carA gene encoding glutamine-hydrolyzing carbamoyl-phosphate synthase small subunit, with protein MKYTTRQSAILLLSDGTIFHGKSIGISGTTFGEVCFNTGMTGYQEIFTDPSYFGQLMVTTNAHIGNYGVNENEVESESIKISGLICKNFSFNYSRSDASESLEDYFKKQNLICISDVDTRALVNYIRDNGAMNAVICTDGTPLEDLKVALANVPDMKGLELASKVSTTVPYFYGDENSKYKIAALDLGIKKNILRNFAKRDCYIKVFPYDATFEDLKSFNPDGYFLSNGPGDPEPLAGAIQVAKDILDANAPLFGICLGHQIIGLANGISTYKMFNGHRGINHPVKNLITGKGEITSQNHGFAVSKEDLDSNDAVEITHVHLNDGTVAGMRMKNKNCFSVQYHPEASPGPHDSSYLFDQFVDNLKR; from the coding sequence ATGAAATACACAACACGACAATCTGCAATCCTTTTACTAAGTGATGGAACTATTTTTCATGGGAAATCAATCGGGATTAGTGGAACTACTTTTGGAGAAGTTTGCTTTAATACGGGCATGACTGGATATCAAGAGATTTTTACTGATCCATCATATTTTGGACAGTTAATGGTTACTACCAATGCTCACATTGGTAATTATGGTGTAAATGAAAACGAAGTAGAATCAGAATCTATCAAAATATCTGGTTTGATTTGCAAGAATTTCAGTTTCAATTATTCTCGATCAGATGCTTCAGAAAGTTTGGAAGATTATTTTAAGAAGCAAAATTTGATCTGTATTTCGGATGTAGATACGAGAGCTTTAGTTAACTATATCAGAGATAATGGAGCTATGAATGCTGTGATTTGTACAGATGGAACACCGCTTGAAGATTTAAAAGTAGCTTTGGCTAATGTTCCTGATATGAAAGGATTAGAATTGGCTTCTAAAGTTTCTACGACTGTTCCTTATTTTTATGGAGACGAAAATTCAAAATATAAAATTGCTGCTTTAGATTTAGGTATTAAGAAAAATATTCTACGCAATTTTGCTAAAAGAGATTGCTATATCAAAGTCTTTCCATATGATGCCACTTTTGAGGATTTAAAGTCTTTCAATCCTGACGGTTATTTCCTTTCTAATGGACCTGGAGATCCGGAACCATTAGCAGGAGCTATTCAGGTTGCTAAAGATATTTTAGACGCTAACGCTCCTTTATTCGGTATATGTTTAGGGCACCAAATTATTGGTTTGGCGAATGGTATTTCGACCTATAAAATGTTTAATGGGCATAGAGGGATCAATCATCCTGTTAAAAACTTAATTACTGGAAAAGGTGAAATTACTTCGCAAAATCATGGTTTTGCAGTTAGTAAAGAAGATCTTGACTCAAATGATGCGGTGGAAATCACACATGTACACCTTAACGACGGAACGGTTGCAGGTATGCGTATGAAAAACAAGAATTGTTTTTCAGTTCAATACCATCCTGAGGCTAGTCCGGGACCGCATGATTCTTCTTACTTATTTGATCAATTTGTTGATAACTTAAAAAGATAG
- the eno gene encoding phosphopyruvate hydratase, with protein sequence MSIIIKIHARQIFDSRGNPTIEVDVITDNGVLGRAAVPSGASTGEHEAVELRDGGKAYLGKGVMNAVNNVNTVIAEELVGVSVFEQNQIDQMMIDLDGTPNKSSLGANAILGVSLAVAKAAANELGLPLYRYVGGVSANTLPVPMMNIINGGSHSDAPIAFQEFMIFPVKATTFSQAMQMGTEIFHSLKKVLHDRGLSTAVGDEGGFAPNLAGGTEDALDTIKKAVEAAGYSFGDEIMIALDCAAAEFYVNGKYDYSKFEGETGKVRTSAEQVEYLAELVAKYPIISIEDGMDENDWDGWKLLTEKIGDKVQLVGDDLFVTNVERLSTGIEKGIANSILIKVNQIGTLTETIAAVNMAKNAGYTSVMSHRSGETEDNTIADLAVALNCGQIKTGSASRSDRMAKYNQLLRIEEELGTSAYFPGKNAFKIK encoded by the coding sequence ATGAGTATTATTATAAAAATTCACGCGAGACAAATTTTTGATTCAAGAGGTAACCCTACTATTGAGGTAGATGTAATTACAGATAATGGTGTATTGGGTAGAGCTGCAGTTCCATCAGGAGCTTCAACCGGAGAGCATGAAGCTGTTGAGTTACGAGATGGTGGTAAAGCGTATCTTGGAAAAGGAGTTATGAATGCAGTGAACAATGTAAATACTGTAATTGCTGAAGAACTTGTTGGTGTTTCTGTATTTGAACAAAATCAGATTGATCAAATGATGATAGACTTAGACGGAACTCCTAATAAATCTAGTTTGGGTGCCAATGCTATTCTTGGTGTTTCTTTGGCTGTAGCCAAAGCAGCGGCAAATGAACTTGGATTGCCATTATATCGTTACGTGGGTGGTGTTTCTGCGAATACTTTACCGGTACCAATGATGAACATTATCAATGGAGGTTCACATTCTGATGCTCCTATTGCATTTCAAGAGTTTATGATTTTCCCGGTGAAAGCAACTACTTTTTCACAAGCCATGCAAATGGGAACGGAGATTTTTCATAGTTTAAAAAAGGTTTTACATGATAGAGGTCTTTCAACAGCTGTAGGGGATGAAGGTGGTTTTGCACCAAATCTTGCTGGCGGAACAGAGGATGCTTTGGATACCATTAAAAAAGCAGTTGAAGCTGCGGGTTATTCTTTTGGCGATGAAATCATGATCGCTTTAGATTGTGCTGCTGCAGAATTTTATGTAAACGGAAAATACGATTACTCAAAGTTTGAAGGTGAGACAGGTAAAGTAAGAACATCTGCTGAGCAAGTTGAATATTTAGCCGAATTGGTTGCTAAATATCCAATTATATCTATTGAGGATGGTATGGATGAAAACGATTGGGACGGTTGGAAATTGCTTACCGAAAAAATAGGTGACAAAGTGCAATTGGTTGGGGATGATTTGTTTGTAACTAATGTAGAGCGTTTGTCAACAGGTATTGAAAAAGGTATTGCAAATTCAATTTTGATTAAAGTAAATCAAATTGGAACTTTAACAGAAACGATTGCTGCTGTAAATATGGCCAAGAATGCAGGGTATACCTCGGTAATGTCACACCGTTCTGGAGAGACAGAGGATAATACTATTGCTGACTTAGCTGTAGCATTAAACTGTGGACAAATTAAAACAGGATCGGCATCTAGATCTGATCGTATGGCAAAATACAACCAATTGTTACGCATTGAAGAAGAATTGGGTACATCTGCCTATTTTCCTGGAAAGAATGCTTTTAAAATAAAATAA
- the rpsE gene encoding 30S ribosomal protein S5, with translation MSNSKYKNVELVKPSGLELKDRLVSVNRVTKVTKGGRAFGFSAIVVVGDENGVVGHGLGKSKDVSEAIAKAVEDAKKNLVKIPLNGQSVPHEQKGKFGGARVFLIPASHGTGVIAGGAVRSVLESVGIHDVLSKSQGSSNPHNVVKATFDALLQMRSAYTVAKQRGVSLEKVFKG, from the coding sequence ATGTCTAATAGTAAATACAAAAATGTAGAGTTGGTAAAACCTAGTGGTCTTGAATTAAAAGATCGTTTGGTGAGTGTAAATCGTGTTACTAAAGTTACAAAGGGTGGTAGAGCTTTTGGTTTTTCTGCTATTGTAGTTGTAGGTGATGAAAACGGTGTTGTTGGTCACGGTTTAGGTAAATCTAAAGATGTTTCTGAGGCTATTGCTAAAGCAGTAGAAGATGCTAAGAAAAATCTAGTAAAGATCCCTTTAAATGGTCAATCTGTACCTCACGAACAAAAAGGTAAATTTGGTGGTGCACGCGTATTTTTAATTCCTGCATCTCATGGTACTGGAGTTATTGCTGGTGGAGCTGTTCGTTCAGTTTTAGAATCAGTTGGTATACATGATGTACTTTCAAAATCACAAGGATCTTCAAATCCACACAACGTGGTAAAAGCAACTTTTGATGCTTTATTACAAATGAGAAGTGCTTACACTGTTGCAAAACAAAGAGGTGTTTCTTTAGAGAAAGTTTTTAAAGGTTAA
- the secY gene encoding preprotein translocase subunit SecY: MKKFIESIGNVWKIEELKNRILITFGLLLVYRFGAQVTLPGIDATQLANLAGQTKEGIGSILDMFTGGAFSQASVFALGIMPYISASIVVQLMGIAIPYLQKLQSDGESGRKKINQITRWLTIGITLVQGPTYIYNLYRTLPGNAFLLGFNSFEFLFSSVVILVTGTIFAMWLGEKITDKGIGNGISLLIMVGILARLPQAFMQEFTSRVSNNNGGPMLLVIEIIIWLLVIISCVLLVMAVRRIPVQYARRTTSGDFEQDMMNGNRQWIPLKLNASGVMPIIFAQAIMFIPAALAGLSDSDTSQSIVGAFSNMFGFWYNFVFATLIIVFTFFYTAITVPTNKMSDDLKRSGGFIPGVKPGVETSDYLDKVMSLITFPGSIFLALIAVFPAIIVSVMDVQQSWAMFFGGTSLIIMVGVAIDTVQQINSYLLNKHYDGLMKSGKNRKAVA, encoded by the coding sequence ATGAAGAAATTTATTGAATCAATAGGTAATGTTTGGAAAATTGAAGAACTAAAAAATAGAATTCTAATTACTTTTGGTCTTCTTTTAGTTTATCGTTTTGGTGCTCAAGTGACCTTACCGGGTATTGATGCAACTCAATTGGCTAATTTAGCCGGACAAACCAAAGAAGGAATTGGTTCAATTCTTGACATGTTTACTGGTGGTGCATTTTCTCAAGCTTCTGTTTTTGCACTTGGGATTATGCCATACATTTCTGCATCTATTGTGGTTCAGCTGATGGGAATTGCTATTCCTTATTTGCAAAAACTACAAAGTGATGGAGAGAGTGGTAGAAAAAAAATAAATCAAATTACACGTTGGTTGACAATTGGAATTACTTTAGTTCAAGGTCCTACCTACATCTATAACTTATATAGAACTCTTCCTGGTAATGCTTTTTTATTAGGTTTTAATTCTTTTGAGTTTTTATTCTCTTCTGTTGTAATTCTTGTTACAGGTACCATTTTTGCAATGTGGCTTGGTGAAAAGATTACTGACAAAGGAATTGGTAATGGTATTTCTTTATTGATCATGGTAGGGATACTTGCTAGATTGCCTCAGGCGTTTATGCAAGAGTTCACTTCAAGAGTTTCAAATAACAATGGAGGGCCAATGTTATTGGTTATCGAAATTATTATTTGGTTATTGGTAATTATTAGTTGTGTACTATTAGTTATGGCTGTTCGTAGGATACCTGTTCAATACGCAAGACGTACTACATCAGGTGATTTTGAACAAGACATGATGAATGGTAATAGACAGTGGATACCTTTGAAGCTTAATGCTTCTGGAGTGATGCCAATTATTTTTGCGCAAGCAATTATGTTTATTCCTGCTGCTTTAGCTGGTTTATCTGATTCAGATACTTCACAGTCAATAGTGGGTGCATTTAGTAACATGTTTGGTTTTTGGTATAATTTTGTATTTGCAACTTTAATTATTGTATTTACATTTTTCTATACAGCCATTACGGTTCCAACAAACAAAATGTCTGATGATTTAAAGAGAAGTGGTGGTTTTATTCCTGGTGTTAAACCTGGTGTTGAGACTTCTGACTATCTTGATAAAGTGATGTCTTTAATCACATTCCCTGGGTCAATATTTCTTGCTTTGATCGCTGTGTTCCCTGCGATAATTGTAAGCGTAATGGATGTTCAACAATCTTGGGCAATGTTTTTTGGAGGTACTTCATTAATTATTATGGTTGGAGTAGCCATTGACACTGTACAGCAAATCAATTCATACTTGTTGAATAAGCATTATGATGGATTAATGAAAAGTGGTAAAAATAGAAAAGCAGTAGCTTAA
- the rpmD gene encoding 50S ribosomal protein L30, whose product MAKLLVKQVRSKINCPLSQKRGLEALGLRKMGQVVAHDSNPTILGMINKVKHLVSVEEAK is encoded by the coding sequence ATGGCTAAATTATTAGTAAAACAAGTTAGAAGCAAAATCAACTGTCCACTTTCACAAAAAAGAGGATTAGAAGCTTTAGGTCTACGTAAAATGGGACAAGTTGTAGCGCATGATTCAAATCCTACAATCCTTGGTATGATAAATAAAGTTAAACACTTAGTTTCTGTTGAAGAAGCTAAATAA
- the infA gene encoding translation initiation factor IF-1: MAKQSAIEQDGSIIEALSNAMFRVELENGHIVIAHISGKMRMHYIKLLPGDKVKLEMSPYDLSKARITYRY, encoded by the coding sequence ATGGCAAAACAATCAGCAATAGAACAAGACGGTTCAATCATTGAAGCATTATCAAATGCAATGTTCCGTGTAGAGTTAGAGAATGGACATATTGTAATTGCACATATTTCTGGTAAAATGCGTATGCATTACATTAAATTATTACCTGGTGATAAGGTGAAACTAGAAATGAGTCCTTACGATTTGTCAAAAGCGAGAATTACTTATAGATATTAA
- the ykgO gene encoding type B 50S ribosomal protein L36 yields MKVRASVKKRSPECKIVRRKGRLYVINKKNPRFKQRQG; encoded by the coding sequence ATGAAAGTTAGAGCTTCAGTAAAAAAGAGAAGTCCCGAGTGCAAAATTGTGCGAAGAAAAGGGAGATTGTACGTAATAAACAAAAAGAATCCTAGATTTAAACAAAGACAAGGATAA
- the rplR gene encoding 50S ribosomal protein L18 — MSLTKPERRQRIRFRIRKTISGTATNPRLSVFRSNKEIYAQLIDDVNGVTLLAASSREKEIGKGTNIEVATAVGKLVAEKALKAGIEVVTFDRGGYLYHGRIKSLAEGARAAGLKF; from the coding sequence ATGTCATTAACAAAACCTGAAAGAAGACAAAGAATTAGATTCAGAATTAGAAAGACAATTAGTGGTACTGCTACTAATCCAAGACTATCTGTTTTTAGAAGTAACAAAGAAATTTACGCTCAATTAATTGATGATGTAAACGGAGTTACTTTGCTAGCAGCTTCTTCAAGAGAAAAAGAAATAGGTAAGGGTACGAATATTGAAGTTGCTACAGCAGTTGGGAAATTAGTTGCTGAAAAAGCTTTAAAAGCTGGGATAGAAGTTGTAACTTTTGATAGAGGAGGTTACTTATATCACGGGCGTATTAAATCATTAGCAGAAGGCGCGAGAGCGGCTGGACTTAAATTCTAA
- the rpsD gene encoding 30S ribosomal protein S4 has product MARYTGPSTRIARKFGEAIFGDDKAFEKRNYPPGQHGMAKKRGKKSEYAVQLMEKQKAKYSYGILEKQFRNLFEKASATKGVTGEVLLQLCEARLDNVVFRMGIAPSRRGARQIVSHRHVTVNGEVVNIPSYHLKPGDKVAVREKSKSLEAIERSLSNSSHVYEWITWNSDLKEGTFVSVPARLQIPENIKEQLIVELYNK; this is encoded by the coding sequence ATGGCAAGATATACTGGTCCTAGTACAAGAATAGCTCGTAAATTTGGCGAAGCAATTTTCGGTGATGATAAAGCATTCGAAAAAAGAAATTACCCTCCTGGACAACACGGGATGGCTAAAAAAAGAGGAAAAAAGTCTGAGTATGCTGTTCAGTTAATGGAAAAGCAAAAAGCTAAATATTCTTATGGAATTTTAGAAAAACAATTCAGAAACTTATTCGAAAAAGCATCAGCTACTAAAGGGGTTACTGGTGAAGTTTTATTACAATTATGTGAAGCAAGATTAGATAACGTTGTTTTTAGAATGGGTATTGCTCCTTCTAGAAGAGGTGCTCGTCAAATAGTTTCTCACAGACACGTTACCGTTAATGGTGAAGTTGTAAATATTCCTTCTTACCACCTTAAGCCTGGTGATAAAGTTGCTGTTCGTGAAAAATCTAAATCATTAGAGGCTATCGAACGTTCTTTATCTAATTCAAGTCATGTTTATGAATGGATTACATGGAATAGCGATCTTAAAGAAGGTACTTTTGTATCTGTTCCTGCAAGACTTCAAATTCCAGAAAACATTAAAGAACAATTAATCGTAGAGTTGTACAACAAATAA
- a CDS encoding citrate synthase, producing MSKIATLEIDGKKFELPVVVGSENEVAIDINKLRDLSGIITIDPGYKNSGSCKSDITFLDGELGILRYRGYAIEDLADKADFLEVSYLLIFGELPSKEQLAQFETDIRKYTLVNEEMKNIIDGFPKTAHPMGVLSALTSALTAFNPKSVNVDNEKEMYEAVCKTMGKFLVIATWTYRKSMGYPLNYYDNTKGYVENFMHLMFELPTEPYKANPIVIDALDKLFILHGDHEQNCSTSTVRMVGSSHAGLFASISAGVSALWGPLHGGANQAVLEMLEEIHATGGDADKYMAKAKDKNDPFRLMGFGHRVYKNFDPRAKIIKKAANEVLATLGVEDPILAIAKKLEEAALEDEYFKSRNLYPNVDFYSGIIYRALGIPTDMFTVMFAIGRLPGWIAQWKEMRENKEPIGRPRQVYTGHPLRDFVTADKR from the coding sequence ATGTCAAAAATAGCCACATTAGAGATTGATGGAAAAAAGTTTGAACTTCCTGTTGTAGTAGGTAGTGAGAATGAAGTTGCCATTGATATTAACAAATTACGTGATTTATCTGGTATCATTACTATTGATCCAGGATACAAAAATTCAGGATCTTGTAAAAGTGATATTACTTTTCTTGATGGAGAATTAGGAATTCTTCGTTATAGAGGATATGCTATTGAAGATCTTGCAGATAAAGCTGATTTTCTTGAGGTATCATATCTTTTAATTTTTGGAGAATTACCAAGTAAAGAACAGTTGGCTCAGTTTGAAACGGATATTAGAAAATATACCTTGGTAAACGAAGAGATGAAAAACATCATCGACGGTTTTCCAAAAACAGCTCACCCAATGGGTGTTTTATCTGCTTTAACTAGTGCTTTGACAGCATTTAACCCTAAATCGGTAAATGTTGACAATGAAAAAGAAATGTATGAAGCGGTTTGTAAAACCATGGGGAAATTCCTTGTGATTGCAACTTGGACGTACAGAAAAAGCATGGGCTATCCTTTGAATTATTATGATAATACGAAAGGATACGTTGAGAATTTCATGCATTTGATGTTTGAATTACCTACAGAGCCTTACAAAGCAAATCCAATTGTTATTGATGCGTTAGATAAATTATTTATTCTTCACGGAGATCACGAGCAAAATTGTTCTACTTCTACAGTAAGAATGGTAGGTTCTTCTCATGCAGGTTTATTTGCTTCTATCTCAGCTGGAGTATCAGCATTATGGGGTCCGTTACATGGTGGTGCTAATCAAGCAGTACTTGAAATGCTAGAAGAAATTCACGCAACCGGTGGTGATGCTGATAAGTATATGGCTAAAGCCAAAGACAAAAATGATCCATTCCGTTTGATGGGATTTGGTCACAGAGTGTATAAAAACTTTGATCCAAGAGCTAAAATCATCAAAAAAGCAGCTAATGAAGTTTTAGCAACTTTAGGAGTTGAAGATCCAATTCTTGCTATTGCTAAAAAACTAGAAGAGGCAGCGCTAGAAGACGAGTATTTCAAATCTAGAAATTTATACCCTAACGTAGATTTTTATTCTGGAATTATTTACAGAGCTTTAGGTATTCCTACAGATATGTTCACGGTAATGTTTGCCATAGGACGTTTGCCAGGATGGATTGCACAATGGAAAGAAATGCGTGAAAATAAAGAACCTATTGGTAGGCCAAGACAAGTTTATACAGGTCATCCATTACGTGATTTTGTTACCGCAGATAAAAGATAA